ATCCTCGCGGATATCTGTGCCGAGGATTCCATGCACCTAGAATTATTGGCTAAACTTATCGATACGGAACGTCAATATTTTCTCAAAATCTCTCGCAAGGGTATTTACAAAGACCTAGAAAAATGCTTTGAGTCTAGTTCTCGTAGTAAAGAGGAAGCGATCGAAAATGCTCGTTATGTCTATGATCTAAAGAATGCCGCTCAAAGTGGCAATATTGCTCAGGTGAAAGAACAACTCAAGGAGAGTTTTAGTGAACCGGAAAAAGACCCGCAAAAACAGTTAACTTGGGCCAGTATGAAATTCCCTACAACCGATGAGGAGGAGGAATAACGGGTTTATGTAAACTGGCGATCGAGTGGACTACCAATAAAATTACCATTTCCCGATGACGAGATGAAACCCTACCAAAAAATTCCTATTCGTGAATGTGGGGAACCCCTAGTACCTATACCCGCAGATAAGTTTGTTATTCCTTCTCCCCATGCTTACGAGAAATTAGGGGCTAATTATCGGGGTAAATCTCCCTATTTTTTGCGACAAGGGGTGTTAAATGCCCTGATTGAGGCTCAAAACCGTCTGCAAGTCTATCAACCCGGTTGGCAAATTTTGATTTTTGATGCCTATCGACCGGTGGAAGTGCAACAATTTATGGTCGATTATACTTTTCAGACTCTCCTAGACACAAGAGGATTAGCCAAAGAGAAACTATCGGAGGCAGAAAGTCAAGCGATTTTAACAGAAGTTTACACTATTTGGGCAATTCCCAGCGATAATGCCGCCACCCCGCCTCCCCATAGTACCGGAGCGGCGATCGATATTACCCTAGTGGACGAGAAGGGACAAACCATCGACATGGGGGGAGAAATCGATGAGATCGGAGAGCGATCGCATCCCGATTATTATATCGCCGCAAAAAGCCCGCAAGAACAGAGTTATCATCAAAAACGAGTTTTATTGGCTAAAGTGATGGAGGAGGCGGGATTTAGCCGACATAAGGGGGAATGGTGGCATTTTTCCCTAGGGGATCAGATGTGGGCCTGGTCGCTCGATCGAGCCTACGCCATCTATGGCAGAGTGGAGGATTAAGTAGGGGTTGCTGAATAAATCTAAAAACCTCGTTGGATAATATCTTTAGGCTTTTTTGAGATCAAAAAGTGCCGGCCCTTGGAGTAATCGGGGGAAAAGGACTCTCTTATTCTTTGTGTGATAGGTTTAACTTAATTATAGAAGCGATCAATCTTTGTGTCCTTTGTGTCTTTGTGGTTCGTTCCACACCCCACACCCCACCAACAAACTTTTTCAGCAAACCCTAAGTAGATAGCTGTTGAGCGGTAAACTCAAAGCAGCTGGTCTAGATAAATACTGATATACTAACAAAAGAAGACTCAAAGCTTACACCGACTCCCGATCAACGATCGCCAAAATTTGCTCAACAAAAGCTTGGTGATCAACCACTGGTTTAGAAATATAACCATCGGCCCGACTCTGCTTGAGAAAATTCTCTCGATCGCCTTCCATAGCGTGAGCAGTGACGAGAATAACGGGTAAATCGGCGGTTTCGGGGTTAGCTTTGAGAATTTGGCTGATTTTAATGCCATCTACCGCTTTCCCTTCATAGACACTATGGGAGAGGGAGACATCCATTAAGATCACGTCCGCTTCCTTATCCCGAGCAATACGAAGCACTTCTTCCACATCTTCGGTCCCTTTGACCTCTAGACCACCTCGTTTGGTCAAAATTTTGGCAAAAACGCGAAAATTTATCGGGTCGTCTTCTACAATCAAAACAGTCGTCATAGGGAAGCTCAGGGATAAACAAGGTTAAAAAGGGCAAAATGCCTTATGATTCACAGCTAGACAGATTAAAAACGAGAGACTCATGGCCAAACAACTGGATTTCTTAGCTAGTGGTCAAATTATACCCACGGCTTTACACCAAGAGATGGAACGCTCCTATCTAGAATATGCCATGAGTGTGATCGTGGGGCGAGCCTTGCCGGATGTACGCGATGGCTTAAAACCAGTACATCGTCGCATATTATACGCTATGCACGAACTGGGTTTAACTCCCGATCGCCCTTTTCGCAAATGCGCGCGGGTGGTGGGGGATGTGTTGGGTAAATATCATCCCCACGGCGATCAGTCAGTGTACGAGGCACTGGTTCGTATGGTACAGGATTTTTCCAGTCGTTACCCACTTTTATCGGGCCATGGTAACTTTGGTTCGATCGATAACGACCCCCCGGCGGCCATGCGTTACACAGAAACCCGTTTGGCCGGCATCGGCGATCAGGCGGTTTTAGGGGGAATTAGCGAAGCTATCGTTAATTTCAACAGTAATTTTGATAATTCTCAACAGGAACCCGTTGTTTTACCCGCTCAGTTACCGATACTCATTCTTAATGGTTGTTCTGGTATTGCGGTGGGGATGGCGACTAATATTCCTCCCCATAATTTAGGGGAAGTGGTGGAAGGTTTAATCGCTTTGATTGATAATCCCGATTTAAGCGAGGAAAAGTTAGTAGAAATTATCCCCGGGCCCGATTTTCCCACGGGAGGCGAGATACTAGATGATACCGGTATTCGCGAGGCTTATCGCACTGGTAGGGGGATTATTCCCGTGCGCGGAGTGGCGAAAACTGAAACAATTATCATTGAGGGCAAGCGCCGAAGGGAAAGGACGGCAATTGTGGTTACTGAGTTGCCTTTTCAGGTGAATAAGGCGGCATGGATTGAAAAAATCGCCGAATTAGTCAATTTAGGGAAATTGGAGGGAATTGCCGATATCCGCGATGAAAGCAATCGCGAAGGCATTCGGGTGGTGATTGAATTAAAGCGGGAAAGTCAACCGCAGCAGGTTTTGGCGGCTTTATACCAACAAACGGCCCTACAGACTAATTTCGGGGCAATTATCCTCGCTTTGGTCGATAATCAACCCCGGCAGTTATCGTTAA
This portion of the Microcystis aeruginosa NIES-2549 genome encodes:
- a CDS encoding M15 family metallopeptidase, with the translated sequence MKPYQKIPIRECGEPLVPIPADKFVIPSPHAYEKLGANYRGKSPYFLRQGVLNALIEAQNRLQVYQPGWQILIFDAYRPVEVQQFMVDYTFQTLLDTRGLAKEKLSEAESQAILTEVYTIWAIPSDNAATPPPHSTGAAIDITLVDEKGQTIDMGGEIDEIGERSHPDYYIAAKSPQEQSYHQKRVLLAKVMEEAGFSRHKGEWWHFSLGDQMWAWSLDRAYAIYGRVED
- a CDS encoding response regulator, whose amino-acid sequence is MTTVLIVEDDPINFRVFAKILTKRGGLEVKGTEDVEEVLRIARDKEADVILMDVSLSHSVYEGKAVDGIKISQILKANPETADLPVILVTAHAMEGDRENFLKQSRADGYISKPVVDHQAFVEQILAIVDRESV